One part of the Paenibacillus silvisoli genome encodes these proteins:
- a CDS encoding cysteine hydrolase family protein: MTNPSSNTNTALLIIDVQTAMFNEENPVHGHEELLERIGGLLGRARAGGIPVIYVQHNEGVGEELETGSPAWEIHTAIAPKDGEPRIQKFKPDSFEGTDLRDKLTAKGISQLVIAGLQTDYCINATVTRAAELGYDVTVAGDAHSTWGQNGQSAEQIIEAHNARFSSFARIQPSTAIIFES, translated from the coding sequence ATGACGAACCCATCATCGAACACGAATACGGCGCTGCTCATCATTGATGTGCAGACGGCCATGTTTAACGAAGAAAATCCGGTACACGGGCATGAGGAGCTGCTGGAGCGAATCGGCGGATTACTTGGAAGGGCAAGAGCCGGCGGCATTCCGGTCATCTATGTTCAGCACAACGAAGGCGTCGGCGAAGAGCTGGAAACCGGATCGCCTGCCTGGGAGATCCATACCGCGATTGCGCCGAAGGACGGCGAGCCGCGAATTCAGAAGTTTAAACCGGATTCGTTCGAAGGAACGGACCTTCGCGACAAGCTGACGGCCAAGGGGATTAGCCAGCTGGTCATCGCGGGTTTGCAAACCGACTACTGCATTAATGCGACGGTTACCCGAGCGGCCGAGCTGGGGTATGACGTTACGGTGGCCGGAGATGCCCACAGCACATGGGGGCAGAACGGTCAAAGCGCGGAACAAATCATTGAAGCGCACAATGCGCGTTTTTCCTCTTTTGCGCGAATTCAACCTTCGACTGCGATTATATTCGAATCATAA
- a CDS encoding Rieske (2Fe-2S) protein, with translation MSRTAEWIKAGSVQELKEKGSSVIKGGIAVFSHEEGIFAVDNRCPHLGFPLHMGSLCDGILTCHWHHARFDVCSGGTFDPWADDVPSHEVRIEDEIVYVNPLPRAANHVQKYKDRLMEGLEQNISLVIAKAIVGLVEANVTDAEIAAVGIAFGTRSGSGWNSGLTILTAMVNIIPKLDKTGRILALYQGLVHVARGSAGRGLHYLLGPLPSADASFDRLAGWYRNCIEVRDTQGAEKLLITAVDKGMTPEQLADMMLVAATDHFYLDGGHVFDFHNKAFEALALAGPDQAKQVLTSLLHMMGNPSRSEEQHHWQAPINLVEPIQEAVQALAQTGVQPSANGTSIDENRVLQQLLSEQPLETVTLLKELLQAGASPAQLAQLVALAAAERIVRFHTQNDHRDWVAVLHTFTYAHALHVRLQKSEEPLLNRAIFHGAMSVYLDRFLNVPAAKRPKEASVAADSAVGTDDLLQLLDQRQQVDRAAQLVYDYANRGGEIEPLLNTLGHALLREDAEFHTFQMVEAAFAEYDQWRGRSDAFALRAQETMLLACTRYLAAHAPTARELPHTATIAWRLHRGERLFEE, from the coding sequence ATGAGTCGAACCGCAGAGTGGATCAAAGCAGGATCTGTCCAGGAGCTGAAGGAAAAGGGCTCGTCCGTCATTAAAGGCGGCATCGCCGTATTTTCGCACGAGGAAGGTATTTTTGCCGTCGATAACCGCTGCCCGCATCTTGGCTTTCCGCTTCATATGGGAAGCTTGTGCGACGGGATCTTGACCTGTCATTGGCATCATGCCCGTTTTGACGTATGCAGCGGCGGGACATTCGATCCTTGGGCGGACGACGTGCCGTCCCACGAGGTCCGTATCGAAGACGAGATCGTTTACGTCAACCCGCTGCCGCGAGCGGCGAACCATGTTCAGAAATATAAAGACCGCTTAATGGAAGGTCTTGAGCAAAATATTAGCCTTGTCATCGCGAAGGCGATCGTCGGCCTCGTCGAGGCGAACGTGACGGATGCGGAAATCGCCGCGGTCGGCATCGCGTTCGGGACGCGCAGCGGCAGCGGCTGGAACTCGGGACTGACCATTCTCACGGCGATGGTCAATATCATTCCGAAGCTGGATAAGACGGGGCGGATTCTAGCGCTCTATCAAGGTCTCGTCCATGTGGCGCGGGGCAGCGCGGGACGCGGCCTTCACTATTTGCTCGGTCCGCTGCCATCGGCGGATGCATCGTTCGACAGGCTGGCCGGCTGGTACCGCAACTGCATCGAGGTGCGGGATACGCAGGGAGCGGAAAAGCTTCTGATTACGGCCGTCGACAAGGGGATGACGCCGGAGCAGCTGGCCGACATGATGCTCGTTGCCGCTACGGACCATTTCTATTTGGACGGCGGGCATGTGTTCGATTTCCATAACAAAGCGTTCGAGGCGCTCGCGCTTGCCGGGCCGGACCAAGCGAAGCAGGTGCTGACGTCGCTGCTGCATATGATGGGCAATCCGTCCAGAAGCGAGGAGCAGCACCATTGGCAGGCGCCGATCAATCTGGTCGAGCCGATTCAGGAGGCCGTTCAAGCGCTAGCCCAGACAGGCGTTCAGCCTTCTGCCAATGGGACGAGCATCGATGAAAATCGCGTGCTGCAGCAGCTCTTGAGCGAGCAGCCGCTGGAGACCGTCACGCTGTTGAAAGAGCTGCTGCAGGCAGGCGCATCGCCGGCACAGCTTGCGCAGCTGGTTGCGCTGGCAGCCGCGGAGCGCATCGTGCGCTTCCATACGCAGAACGATCATCGCGACTGGGTGGCCGTGCTCCACACGTTTACTTACGCGCATGCGCTTCATGTCAGGCTGCAGAAGTCCGAAGAGCCGCTGCTGAACCGGGCGATTTTCCACGGCGCCATGAGCGTGTATTTGGACCGGTTCTTGAACGTGCCGGCTGCGAAGCGGCCGAAAGAGGCTTCCGTCGCGGCGGACAGCGCTGTCGGGACGGATGATTTGCTGCAGCTGCTGGATCAGCGGCAGCAGGTCGACCGCGCGGCGCAGCTCGTCTACGATTACGCGAACCGCGGCGGGGAGATCGAACCGCTGCTTAATACGCTCGGCCATGCGCTGCTGCGCGAGGATGCGGAGTTCCACACGTTCCAAATGGTAGAGGCGGCATTTGCCGAGTACGATCAGTGGCGCGGCCGTTCCGATGCATTTGCGCTGCGGGCGCAGGAAACGATGCTGCTTGCCTGCACGAGATATTTGGCAGCTCATGCGCCTACGGCGCGCGAGCTGCCGCATACGGCGACGATTGCGTGGCGGCTGCACCGGGGCGAACGGTTATTCGAAGAGTAA
- a CDS encoding MFS transporter, which translates to MSAMKGNPVPKERQLGRQAIIALMIHGCFQFGASMSGLFLNLYLWRLTHDLTVNGFYNMIVFLFTPVAFAIGGWITKRKDRMVTYRLGILMIALFYLLVVIAQENVASWYVPFAIFQGLASGLYWTGYLVLMYDVSTENNRVRFLAINMVVFNLAGLLGPALAGFIIQFNEGLRGYIITFLLAFIMFVVASIISFRIPLEKSHHRAYHLNLVGLVMRRNAQWVGGLLAFFVLGLFQGIMLFLPNILLYQTVGREDYVGYLGVFFSALTVATGYIISRKAKKEQVRKHVLFSTSGILLGAAFLLYDVTAWTVVFYMVAFSICNPLAVNTLTSYYYRLIGKLPLKGQLKVESVVMREVFLNFGRVLSISMLLFVSKDLESIWLPVVVAGMAALQYLMFWLMKD; encoded by the coding sequence ATGAGTGCTATGAAAGGCAATCCGGTTCCAAAGGAAAGACAGCTCGGCAGGCAAGCCATTATTGCGCTAATGATTCATGGCTGCTTTCAATTCGGAGCCTCGATGTCGGGGCTTTTTTTAAACTTGTATTTATGGCGGCTCACGCATGATTTGACCGTAAACGGCTTCTACAATATGATCGTTTTCCTATTCACGCCGGTTGCCTTCGCGATTGGCGGCTGGATCACGAAACGCAAGGACCGGATGGTCACGTATCGGCTGGGCATCTTGATGATCGCTTTATTTTACCTGCTGGTCGTCATCGCGCAGGAAAATGTCGCGTCCTGGTATGTGCCGTTCGCTATTTTTCAAGGATTGGCTTCAGGACTGTATTGGACCGGGTACCTCGTGCTCATGTATGACGTATCGACCGAGAACAATCGCGTCCGCTTCCTGGCGATCAATATGGTCGTATTTAATTTGGCGGGGCTTCTCGGACCGGCGCTGGCCGGGTTTATTATTCAATTTAACGAAGGTCTGCGAGGCTATATCATCACCTTTCTGCTCGCGTTCATTATGTTCGTCGTCGCCTCGATCATCAGCTTCCGCATTCCGCTGGAGAAATCGCATCACCGCGCCTATCATTTGAATCTCGTAGGCCTCGTGATGAGGAGAAACGCGCAATGGGTCGGCGGCCTGTTGGCGTTCTTCGTGCTGGGGCTTTTTCAGGGCATCATGCTGTTTCTGCCGAATATTTTGCTCTATCAAACCGTCGGAAGAGAAGACTATGTCGGCTATCTCGGCGTCTTCTTCTCGGCGCTTACCGTTGCGACGGGCTATATCATTTCACGCAAAGCGAAAAAGGAACAGGTGCGCAAGCATGTGCTGTTCTCGACGAGCGGCATCCTGCTTGGCGCGGCGTTTCTGCTGTATGACGTAACGGCGTGGACGGTCGTTTTCTACATGGTCGCGTTCTCGATCTGCAATCCGCTTGCGGTCAATACGCTCACGTCGTACTACTACCGGTTAATCGGCAAGCTGCCGCTTAAAGGACAGCTTAAGGTCGAGTCGGTCGTCATGCGCGAGGTGTTCCTGAATTTCGGGCGCGTGCTGTCGATTTCGATGCTGCTCTTCGTTTCCAAAGATTTGGAATCGATTTGGCTGCCGGTTGTCGTCGCGGGCATGGCGGCGCTGCAATATTTAATGTTCTGGCTCATGAAGGACTAG